A genome region from Arachis duranensis cultivar V14167 chromosome 6, aradu.V14167.gnm2.J7QH, whole genome shotgun sequence includes the following:
- the LOC107493116 gene encoding uncharacterized protein LOC107493116, which produces MNNDDRELLNPETMLSIPLKKTDPVELYLPLRKLVASKYSESHAQKVESVLETLNKCRRDMVERRGGLSLPMQRDCLIHYFRCLSMVEPLFTSISSDADSILFVWYDAFNPDHQDGVSSQRSAIQLEKAAVVFNLGAICSQIAASCDRTTALGRHLAMEAFKVAANFFLQLWKVFAKDVVSATLDLTPLFAQFLRHLFSAQASELELREQLNNNDAGDALQQHRCALAFRSVYKRYRRAYELMRTDSAARKHVDSFDQTWVTHVYQKVKFFEAEARQRHSSILPESEQPDVFSRVKSCALDHDAECVTEILVRRICRLSRRSKLGPSQVYVDLILSEYSPFKIMKDGKLVAYPWDMPPPYPTNSAILSSLMSFSSSSSYSDILAFLPLKKSEPLNLYESLRNYFVLKYSESVAKRVEGLLQTLHKLRNEMLRDDLSLPFRRDCLILYFKCLCMIEPFFPMNASPNPPIFVWYNAINPQQHSSQHNIHLEKTSVLFNLGALCTHIALSCDQGTIQGYRLAIDALNNAAHWFDQLSVFESLNASGTIDLSEPYIDRVVEQFSGLKLKFCGLQPCGSSLPGYLALTYFPRTSELLAYDPSDVTEQFLLGYCKAHYLLERVCEAPCLDLLSEVSPVKIEDGNLVANATTLKAPNSALENMSLQETTLQ; this is translated from the exons ATGAACAACGATGATCGGGAATTGTTGAACCCGGAAACGATGCTGTCAATCCCACTGAAGAAGACTGATCCGGTGGAGCTGTACCTGCCGTTACGTAAGTTGGTAGCCTCAAAATACTCCGAGAGCCATGCACAAAAAGTTGAAAGCGTTCTCGAAACCCTAAACAAATGCCGCAGGGACATGGTGGAGCGTAGAGGGGGCCTCTCCCTTCCGATGCAACGTGACTGCCTCATCCACTACTTCAGATGCCTTTCCATGGTTGAGCCACTCTTCACCTCTATCTCTTCCGACGCCGATTCCATTCTCTTTGTCTGGTACGACGCCTTCAACCCTGACCATCAGGATGGGGTCTCCTCACAGCGCAGCGCCATCCAATTGGAGAAGGCCGCTGTTGTCTTCAACCTTGGAGCCATATGCAGCCAGATTGCTGCCTCCTGCGACCGTACCACCGCCCTTGGCCGTCACCTTGCAATGGAAGCCTTCAAAGTTGCCGCCAATTTCTTCCTCCAACTCTGGAAGGTTTTTGCCAAGGACGTGGTCTCCGCCACCCTCGATTTGACTCCCCTCTTCGCGCAGTTTCTGCGGCACCTCTTCTCCGCTCAGGCTTCCGAGCTCGAATTACGCGAACAACTCAACAACAACGACGCCGGCGACGCTCTCCAACAACACCGATGTGCCCTAGCGTTTAGATCG gTTTATAAGCGTTATCGTAGAGCATATGAACTGATGCGTACTGATTCGGCTGCACGGAAACATGTCGACTCTTTTGACCAAACCTGGGTAACTCATGTTTACCAGAAGGTGAAATTCTTTGAGGCGGAGGCTCGTCAGAGGCATTCATCCATCCTACCCGAATCCGAGCAACCTGATGTATTCTCAAGGGTCAAATCTTGTGCTCTTGATCATGATGCAGAATGTGTCACTGAGATATTAGTTAGAAGGATTTGCAGGCTCTCGAGGAGATCCAAGCTAGGACCATCACAAGTGTACGTTGACCTCATCCTCTCCGAATACAGTCCTTTTAAGATTATGAAGGATGGAAAGCTGGTGGCTTACCCATGGGACATGCCTCCTCCTTATCCAACAAATTCGGCAATCCTCTCGTCTTTGATGTCTTTTTCGTCGTCTTCTTCGTATTCGGATATTCTTGCATTCCTTCCTTTGAAGAAAAGTGAGCCCTTGAATCTCTATGAGTCACTGCGCAATTACTTTGTCCTCAAATACTCTGAGAGCGTGGCAAAGAGAGTAGAAGGCCTTCTCCAAACGCTACACAAATTGCGCAATGAGATGCTGCGTGATGACCTTTCTCTACCTTTTCGCCGTGACTGCCTCATCCTTTATTTCAAATGCCTTTGCATGATTGAGCCTTTCTTCCCTATGAATGCCTCGCCCAACCCACCTATCTTTGTTTGGTACAATGCCATCAACCCTCAACAGCACTCTTCTCAGCATAACATCCATTTGGAGAAGACCTCTGTTCTCTTCAACCTGGGAGCCCTCTGCACCCACATTGCTCTCTCCTGCGATCAAGGCACCATCCAAGGCTATCGCCTTGCCATCGACGCCTTAAATAATGCTGCACATTGGTTTGATCAACTGTCGGTGTTTGAGTCTCTCAATGCATCTGGTACCATTGACTTGTCAGAACCATACATCGATAGGGTAGTAGAACAGTTTTCCGGCTTGAAATTGAAGTTTTGTGGTCTCCAACCTTGTGGATCATCATTACCTGGATATCTT GCTTTAACTTATTTTCCGCGGACATCTGAGCTTTTAGCTTATGATCCCAGTGATGTCACTGAACAATTTCTTTTAGGGTATTGTAAGGCTCACTACCTGCTTGAAAGGGTATGTGAAGCACCATGCTTGGACCTTCTCTCTGAGGTTAGCCCTGTCAAGATTGAGGATGGAAATCTTGTGGCCAATGCAACAACCTTAAAGGCACCAAATTCGGCATTGGAGAACATGAGCTTGCAGGAAACGACACTACAGTAA
- the LOC107493118 gene encoding bZIP transcription factor 11 has product MASSSGNSSTSTKFCGSEEDLQLLMDQKKRKRKQSNRESARRSRMRKQKHLDDLVAEVEKLKKENNEILTGVKITTQKFLNIEGENSILRVQMSELTKRLESLNHMLSFFNNNNNTITSTSTIFDSEFYHDYNFMNHHHINMCLNQPIMASSNHMFEW; this is encoded by the coding sequence ATGGCCTCATCGAGTGGAAACTCGTCTACATCCACCAAATTTTGTGGCTCTGAAGAAGATTTGCAACTTCTGATGGAtcaaaagaagaggaagagaaagcagTCGAACCGCGAATCCGCGAGGAGATCTAGAATGAGGAAGCAAAAGCACTTGGATGACTTAGTTGCTGAAGTTGAGAAGCTTAAAAAGGAGAACAATGAAATCCTTACCGGAGTTAAGATCACAACACAAAAGTTTCTGAATATTGAGGGAGAAAATTCCATCTTAAGGGTCCAAATGAGTGAACTTACCAAAAGGCTTGAATCACTCAATCATATGCTTAGCttcttcaacaacaataacaacaccATCACAAGCACTAGTACAATTTTTGATAGTGAATTCTACCATGATTATAATTTCATGAATCATCATCACATTAACATGTGCCTTAACCAACCCATCATGGCATCTTCAAATCACATGTTTGAGTGGTGA
- the LOC107493117 gene encoding uncharacterized protein LOC107493117 (The sequence of the model RefSeq protein was modified relative to this genomic sequence to represent the inferred CDS: added 29 bases not found in genome assembly) — protein MGSACCVAAKGRSVPERTGEKGLHRAGYSPKCGSGLNGNHVPITRENENPTCQNSHLTSRNVSMEFKGPLSSERGHSSDGGSTLENSATPISQKSPFDDTFVPNLIATPSDLSISSKFSMMNSVDSSIPNHSFPIPPVFSSPALDHHSNSTPSRRAHRSPGHPLLRQISDSQILGLKSPGYSISEGRPSFVFSPCSNEMATGSLYGSSDGWSMRTFSEMVASSQREICSSDSEYLGSGRHKIIGSSSSRFLHSPSMDQQSCPACARPLTELPNFVARSDVSCVAILVCGHAYHAECLESRTAEANKFDPACPACIVGDNHSSKSSRKDIRVESETSKGKHQKISRSRVADSYLESDVNVSEPQKDIERIGKVSKMEPSSSTRSTHGKPFLKKHFSFRSKSNRTLPENDTARTKGFWGRHRKE, from the exons ATGGGATCAGCTTGCTGTGTTGCTGCGAAGGGTCGCAGTGTACCTGAAAGAACTGGAGAGAAAGGTTTGCATCGAGCTGGATATTCACCGAAATGTGGCTCTGGATTGAATGGTAATCATGTGCCTATCACCAGGGAGAACGAGAATCCCACCTGTCAGAACTCTCACTTGACTAGCAGAAATGTGAGCATGGAATTTAAAGGTCCATTAAGTTCTGAAAGAGGTCATTCATCAGATGGAGGAAGCACCCTGGAGAATTCTGCAACTCCAATATCTCAGAAGTCCCCTTTTGATGACACATTTGTTCCAAATCTGATAGCTACTCCATCTG ATCTGTCCATATCAAGcaaattttctatgatg AATTCTGTAGACTCTTCAATTCCGAATCATTCATTTCCAATTCCTCCGGTTTTCTCGTCGCCTGCACTAGATCATCATTCTAATTCTACACCATCAAGACGGGCACATCGATCTCCAGGTCATCCACTATTGAGACAGATTTCAGATAGTCAGATCTTGGGTCTGAAATCACCGGGCTACTCGATTTCTGAGGGAAGGCCATCATTTGTATTCTCCCCCTGTAGCAATGAAATGGCAACAGGATCCCTATATGGATCATCCGATGGCTGGTCCATGCGCACCTTTTCAGAGATGGTGGCTTCT TGAATATTTAGGATCCGGTCGTCACAAGATAATTGGATCCAGCAGCAGCAGGTTCTTGCATTCTCCCTCAATGGATCAACAATCTTGTCCAGCTTGCGCGAGGCCTTTGACCGAACTACCAAATTTTGTTGCCAGAAGTGATGTCTCATGTGTTGCTATCCTTGTGTGTGGCCATGCATATCATGCCGAATGCTTAGAATCTAGAACTGCCGAGGCAAACAAGTTTGATCCAGCATGTCCAGCTTGTATCGTCGGAGATAATCACTCGTCAAAGTCATCCAGAAAAGATATTAGGGTCGAATCAGAGACTTCTAAGGGAAAGCACCAGAAGATATCTCGAAGCCGTGTAGCTGATAGCTACCTTGAATCTGATGTCAATGTTTCCGAACCACAGAAAGACATTGAAAGAATAGGGAAAGTTTCAAAGATGGAGCCGAGCTCAAGTACTAGGAGCACACATGGAAAGCCGTTCTTGAAGAAGCACTTTTCGTTTCGGTCCAAATCAAATCGAACCCTGCCAGAGAATGATACTGCAAGGACAAAGGGCTTTTGGGGAAGACACCGAAAAGAATGA
- the LOC107493047 gene encoding FT-interacting protein 3-like: MANKSKNPKDQKQQEDFSLKETNPNINAGRATTLDLVEQMQFLFVRVVKAKNLSSKSNSCCCNPFVEARIGALVGRTRSLDKTENLEWNQVFAFAKDKIQAPMLEILVKDKKCVEDNNKVFIGKLVFVVNDVPMRASPDSPLAPEWYKLEDHNGSKLNQGELMVSVWMGTQADEAFPHAWHSDSASGYEHSTNTCSNVYHSPRFWYLRVNVIQAQNLKLKTTNGGSSLEFYIQAFLGNLALRSRPVRISQNPVWNEDLMFVVAEPFDESLILSIEVGNQHKHESMGRCVIPLKNVERRIDDALVESVWYNLEDPNSPEARLHVRASLDGGYHVLDEVTHYSSDFRPSSKSLSQPNIGVLELGILNAIGLSPMKKENRADAYCVAKYGPKWVRTRTIVDSLCPKWNEQYTWEVFDPCTVITIVVFDNGQLLQEGKPAEDKRIGKVRIRLSTLETDRIYTHSYPLINLTNQGVKKMGEIQLAVRFSCSSLLNVLQTYTQPLLPRMHYISPLSIFQLDSLRNQAAAITTLRFRRKEPPLAKEVVEYMLDVRENVWSMRRGRAQFRRIADLLSVVVFICKWINHVHSWKSSVTTIASYIIFLGVIFCPQMILVTMFSSLLLLGIWRYRTRPRHPSHMDIQFSYAHTVTNEELEEEFDTFPTKFTGDNLKKKYDRLRGISGRVLAVMSDLATQGERVQSLLTWRDPRATSLFVFFCFVAAIVTYSVPFRFLVSGLVAYWLRPPRLRGIFLSNNLF, translated from the coding sequence ATGGCAAACAAAAGCAAAAACCCAAAGGATCAGAAGCAACAAGAGGATTTCTCACTGAAGGAGACAAATCCAAACATCAATGCAGGAAGAGCCACAACCTTGGACCTTGTAGAACAAATGCAATTCCTCTTTGTTAGGGTGGTGAAGGCCAAAAACTTGTCATCAAAAAGTAATAGTTGTTGCTGTAATCCTTTTGTGGAAGCAAGGATTGGAGCTTTAGTGGGAAGAACAAGGTCCCTTGATAAAACAGAGAATCTTGAATGGAACCAAGTCTTTGCTTTCGCGAAGGACAAGATTCAAGCACCTATGTTGGAGATCTTGGTAAAGGACAAGAAGTGTGTTGAAGACAATAATAAAGTGTTCATAGGGAAACTTGTGTTTGTAGTTAATGATGTTCCTATGAGGGCTTCTCCTGATAGCCCTTTAGCACCAGAATGGTACAAACTCGAGGATCATAACGGATCAAAGCTAAATCAAGGAGAGTTAATGGTGTCTGTTTGGATGGGGACTCAAGCAGATGAGGCTTTTCCTCATGCTTGGCATTCAGATTCTGCTAGTGGTTATGAGCATAGTACTAATACTTGTTCAAATGTATATCACTCTCCAAGGTTTTGGTACCTTAGAGTTAATGTGATCCAAGCCCAAAATTTGAAGCTCAAAACCACGAATGGAGGAAGCAGCTTGGAGTTTTATATTCAAGCTTTTTTGGGAAACTTGGCTTTGAGAAGTAGACCAGTTAGGATTAGTCAGAACCCTGTTTGGAATGAGGATTTGATGTTTGTTGTGGCAGAACCTTTTGATGAATCATTGATTTTGAGCATTGAGGTAGGGAATCAACATAAGCATGAAAGTATGGGAAGGTGTGTGATTCCTTTGAAGAATGTGGAGAGAAGAATAGACGATGCATTGGTCGAAAGCGTGTGGTACAATCTTGAGGATCCGAATTCCCCTGAGGCTAGACTTCATGTGAGAGCTTCTTTAGATGGAGGATACCATGTTCTTGATGAAGTTACTCACTATAGCAGTGATTTTAGGCCATCATCTAAGTCTTTGTCCCAACCCAATATTGGTGTTCTAGAATTGGGAATTTTGAATGCTATAGGACTCTCtccaatgaagaaggagaatCGTGCTGACGCCTATTGTGTCGCTAAGTATGGTCCGAAATGGGTGCGAACAAGGACTATTGTTGATAGTCTTTGTCCAAAATGGAATGAACAATATACTTGGGAAGTGTTTGATCCTTGCACTGTGATCACAATTGTAGTGTTTGACAATGGACAATTATTGCAAGAAGGAAAGCCTGCTGAAGATAAGAGAATTGGTAAGGTGCGAATTCGGCTCTCCACGCTCGAAACTGATAGAATCTACACTCACTCTTATCCACTCATTAACTTGACCAATCAAGGAGTTAAGAAGATGGGAGAAATTCAGTTAGCTGTGAGATTTTCTTGTTCATCTTTGTTGAATGTTTTGCAAACTTACACACAACCTTTACTCCCAAGAATGCACTACATATCTCCATTGTCTATATTTCAGTTGGATAGTTTAAGGAACCAGGCTGCTGCTATCACCACATTGAGGTTCAGGCGAAAAGAGCCTCCATTGGCGAAAGAGGTTGTCGAATACATGCTAGATGTGAGGGAAAATGTGTGGAGCATGAGGAGAGGAAGAGCTCAATTTCGAAGAATTGCTGATCTTCTAAGTGTTGTTGTTTTCATTTGTAAATGGATTAATCATGTGCATAGTTGGAAGAGTTCGGTTACCACAATAGCAAGTTACATAATCTTTCTTGGTGTGATTTTCTGTCCTCAAATGATTCTGGTAACAATGTTTTCAAGCCTTCTCTTGCTTGGAATTTGGCGATACAGAACTCGGCCGAGGCATCCTTCTCATATGGATATCCAATTCTCTTATGCTCATACAGTTACTAATGAAGAACTAGAAGAAGAATTTGATACATTTCCAACAAAGTTTACCGGCGACAATCTTAAGAAGAAGTATGATAGATTGAGAGGTATTTCAGGGAGGGTTTTAGCAGTGATGAGTGACTTGGCAACTCAAGGAGAAAGGGTGCAATCCTTGTTAACTTGGagggatccaagagcaacatctttgtttgtgtttttctgttttGTTGCTGCCATTGTGACTTATAGTGTTCCGTTTCGCTTCTTAGTCTCCGGCTTGGTTGCTTACTGGTTAAGGCCTCCGAGGCTTCGCGGCATCTTCCTATCCAATAATCTTTTTTGA